ATCACCCATCTAAACAagtctctttctctctctcatCTAATAATACTATTTCTCTTGCCCGTTGGGACTTGTtactaaatatatttatatccaACTCCCAAAAAGCAACAACTAATAAAGAATGTGCAATAAGCAGACAAGTTCACCAGTACTCTCTAGCAAATGCAATTCCAAAGAGGCCACCAACATGTTCCCCCTTTTGATCCCCAAAAGCACAACAAACAAATTGCATAATAATAGTACCCATCTCTCCCTTGTCTTTAATGAATCAAAATCCATAGCCAATATTGCTTTCCCCATGATACTCACTGGCCTCCTCCTTTACTCTCGTTCCTTAATTTCCATGCTTTTTCTTGGCCGGCTTGGCGGCTTAGCTCTAGCTGGCGGCTCCCTAGCTGTCGGCTTCGCTAACATAACTGGATATTCAATCCTATCTGGCTTAGCCATGGGAATGGAACCAATTTGTGGCCAAGCTTTTGGTGCCAAAAAATACAACCTTCTTGGACTTACCTTACAAAGAACTAtacttttacttattttaacTTCAATTCCCATCGCTCTACTTTGGGTCAACATGAAAAACATTCTACTCTACTGTGGCCAAGATGAAGATATTGCAACGGAGGCACAATCTTACCTTTTATACTCAATTCCTGATTTATTCGCGCAATCGTTACTACATCCTTTGCGTATTTATCTTAGGACTCAATCCATAACATTGCCACTCACATTTTGCGCCATCCTAGCAATGTCGCTCCACGTACCTATAAATTTCCTTCTTGTTACGAAACTTAATTTAGGTGTGAAAGGAATTGCTCTTAGTGCCGTTTGGACTAATTTCAACCTCGTAATCTCTTTAATTGCCTATATTGTCATCAGTGGTGTGCACAAAAAGACTTGGGAGAATTTGTCAACAGAGTGTTTCAGAGGATGGAAAAAACTCCTGAATTTGGCAATTCCTAGCTGTATTTCGGTTTGCTTAGAATGGTGGTGGTACGAAATCATGATTTTGCTTTGTGGAATTTTACTAAATCCAAGAGCTACAGTTGCTTCAATGGGAATTTTAATTCAAACCACTTCATTGATTTATATATTCCCATCTTCTCTTAGTTTCAGT
This Solanum dulcamara chromosome 8, daSolDulc1.2, whole genome shotgun sequence DNA region includes the following protein-coding sequences:
- the LOC129900698 gene encoding protein DETOXIFICATION 49-like, yielding MCNKQTSSPVLSSKCNSKEATNMFPLLIPKSTTNKLHNNSTHLSLVFNESKSIANIAFPMILTGLLLYSRSLISMLFLGRLGGLALAGGSLAVGFANITGYSILSGLAMGMEPICGQAFGAKKYNLLGLTLQRTILLLILTSIPIALLWVNMKNILLYCGQDEDIATEAQSYLLYSIPDLFAQSLLHPLRIYLRTQSITLPLTFCAILAMSLHVPINFLLVTKLNLGVKGIALSAVWTNFNLVISLIAYIVISGVHKKTWENLSTECFRGWKKLLNLAIPSCISVCLEWWWYEIMILLCGILLNPRATVASMGILIQTTSLIYIFPSSLSFSVSTRVGNELGARQPNKAKIAAIVGLAGSFILGFSALFFGVTVRKIWAKMFTQDQEILALTSLVLPIIGLCEIGNCPQTTGCGVLRGTARPKVGANINLACFYLVGMPVAVWLSFYAGFDFEGLWLGLLAAQASCMVTMLLVLLRTDWDVEAQRAKDLTGTVLNGFDDNEDIQEYKQLVPENKDNSFC